The following are encoded in a window of Struthio camelus isolate bStrCam1 chromosome Z, bStrCam1.hap1, whole genome shotgun sequence genomic DNA:
- the CHRNB3 gene encoding neuronal acetylcholine receptor subunit beta-3 isoform X1, giving the protein MRVTPCPTSPLPHSLCPLPDVAAFGSVAEDEDALLKHLFQGYQKWVRPVENSNDTIKVRFGLKISQLVDVDEKNQLMTTNVWLKQEWIDHKLSWNPEEYGGITAIRVPSESLWLPDIVLFENADGRFEGSLMTKVIVKYNGAVTWTPPASYKSSCTMDVTFFPFDRQNCSMKFGSWTYDGSMVDLVLVDENVDRKDFFDNGEWEILNAKGMKGNRKDGLYSYPFVTYSFVLRRLPLFYTLFLIIPCLGLSFLTVLVFYLPSDEGEKLSLSTSVLVSLTVFLLVIEEIIPSSSKVIPLIGEYLLFIMIFVTLSIIVTVFVINVHHRSSATYHPMAPWVRRLFLQKLPRLLCMKGHVDRYSFSDAEEKGTTLKSKLPGRQKHKQAKDGEKIVIAFLEKAADSIRYISKHVKKEHFIRQVVQDWKFVAQVLDRIFLWLFLVVSVTALPDSDLTEIREGLRGSQVQK; this is encoded by the exons GTCACGCCGTGCCCCACGTCTCCTCTCCCCCACTCTCTGTGccctcttccagatgtggccgcCTTCGGCTCAGTTGCTGAAGATGAGGATGCGCTCCTGAAGCACTTATTTCAAGGCTATCAGAAATGGGTCCGCCCGGTGGAAAACTCCAACGACACCATCAAAGTCCGCTTTGGGTTAAAGATCTCGCAGCTGGTGGATGTG GATGAGAAGAACCAGCTGATGACAACCAACGTCTGGCTGAAGCAG GAATGGATCGACCACAAGCTCTCCTGGAATCCAGAGGAGTACGGTGGGATCACTGCCATCCGCGTCCCCTCTGAGTCCCTCTGGCTCCCCGACATCGTCTTGTTTGAAAA TGCTGATGGACGCTTCGAGGGCTCCCTGATGACCAAAGTCATAGTGAAGTACAACGGAGCAGTGACCTGGACACCGCCGGCCAGTTACAAGAGCTCCTGCACCATGGACGTGACCTTCTTCCCGTTCGACAGGCAGAACTGCTCCATGAAGTTTGGATCATGGACGTATGATGGCAGTATGGTGGACTTGGTTCTAGTGGATGAAAATGTGGACAGGAAAGACTTCTTTGATAACGGAGAGTGGGAGATCTTAAATGCCAAAGGTATGAAAGGCAACAGGAAGGACGGGCTGTATTCTTACCCGTTTGTCACTTACTCCTTCGTTCTGAGGCGCCTTCCACTGTTTTACACTCTGTTCTTAATAATCCCTTGCCTGGGATTGTCCTTTCTAACTGTCCTGGTGTTTTACCTGCCATCGGATGAAGGAGAAAAGCTCTCACTGTCTACATCAGTTCTCGTCTCCCTCACTGTTTTCCTGCTAGTGATAGAGGAAATAATCCCTTCTTCTTCCAAAGTCATCCCTCTGATTGGCGAGTATTTGCTGTTCATCATGATATTCGTGACCCTCTCCATCATCGTGACGGTCTTTGTTATCAATGTCCACCACCGGTCCTCAGCAACCTACCATCCCATGGCACCCTGGGTGAGAAGACTCTTCCTCCAGAAGCTGCCCCGGCTGCTCTGCATGAAGGGCCACGTGGATCGTTATTCCTTCTCGGACGCTGAGGAAAAGGGAACCACCTTGAAGTCAAAGCTCCCAGGAAGGCAGAAACACAAGCAAGcaaaagatggagagaaaattgTTATCGCCTTTCTGGAAAAGGCAGCTGATTCCATTCGATACATTTCCAAGCATGTTAAAAAGGAGCATTTCATCAGACAG GTCGTCCAAGACTGGAAATTTGTAGCTCAAGTCCTGGATCGGATTTTCCTGTGGTTGTTTCTGGTGGTGTCAGTGACAG CTCTACCAGACAGTGACTTGACTGAGATCAGAGAAGGGCTTCGTGGCAGCCAAGTACAGAAGTGA
- the CHRNB3 gene encoding neuronal acetylcholine receptor subunit beta-3 isoform X3: MTTNVWLKQEWIDHKLSWNPEEYGGITAIRVPSESLWLPDIVLFENADGRFEGSLMTKVIVKYNGAVTWTPPASYKSSCTMDVTFFPFDRQNCSMKFGSWTYDGSMVDLVLVDENVDRKDFFDNGEWEILNAKGMKGNRKDGLYSYPFVTYSFVLRRLPLFYTLFLIIPCLGLSFLTVLVFYLPSDEGEKLSLSTSVLVSLTVFLLVIEEIIPSSSKVIPLIGEYLLFIMIFVTLSIIVTVFVINVHHRSSATYHPMAPWVRRLFLQKLPRLLCMKGHVDRYSFSDAEEKGTTLKSKLPGRQKHKQAKDGEKIVIAFLEKAADSIRYISKHVKKEHFIRQVVQDWKFVAQVLDRIFLWLFLVVSVTALPDSDLTEIREGLRGSQVQK; this comes from the exons ATGACAACCAACGTCTGGCTGAAGCAG GAATGGATCGACCACAAGCTCTCCTGGAATCCAGAGGAGTACGGTGGGATCACTGCCATCCGCGTCCCCTCTGAGTCCCTCTGGCTCCCCGACATCGTCTTGTTTGAAAA TGCTGATGGACGCTTCGAGGGCTCCCTGATGACCAAAGTCATAGTGAAGTACAACGGAGCAGTGACCTGGACACCGCCGGCCAGTTACAAGAGCTCCTGCACCATGGACGTGACCTTCTTCCCGTTCGACAGGCAGAACTGCTCCATGAAGTTTGGATCATGGACGTATGATGGCAGTATGGTGGACTTGGTTCTAGTGGATGAAAATGTGGACAGGAAAGACTTCTTTGATAACGGAGAGTGGGAGATCTTAAATGCCAAAGGTATGAAAGGCAACAGGAAGGACGGGCTGTATTCTTACCCGTTTGTCACTTACTCCTTCGTTCTGAGGCGCCTTCCACTGTTTTACACTCTGTTCTTAATAATCCCTTGCCTGGGATTGTCCTTTCTAACTGTCCTGGTGTTTTACCTGCCATCGGATGAAGGAGAAAAGCTCTCACTGTCTACATCAGTTCTCGTCTCCCTCACTGTTTTCCTGCTAGTGATAGAGGAAATAATCCCTTCTTCTTCCAAAGTCATCCCTCTGATTGGCGAGTATTTGCTGTTCATCATGATATTCGTGACCCTCTCCATCATCGTGACGGTCTTTGTTATCAATGTCCACCACCGGTCCTCAGCAACCTACCATCCCATGGCACCCTGGGTGAGAAGACTCTTCCTCCAGAAGCTGCCCCGGCTGCTCTGCATGAAGGGCCACGTGGATCGTTATTCCTTCTCGGACGCTGAGGAAAAGGGAACCACCTTGAAGTCAAAGCTCCCAGGAAGGCAGAAACACAAGCAAGcaaaagatggagagaaaattgTTATCGCCTTTCTGGAAAAGGCAGCTGATTCCATTCGATACATTTCCAAGCATGTTAAAAAGGAGCATTTCATCAGACAG GTCGTCCAAGACTGGAAATTTGTAGCTCAAGTCCTGGATCGGATTTTCCTGTGGTTGTTTCTGGTGGTGTCAGTGACAG CTCTACCAGACAGTGACTTGACTGAGATCAGAGAAGGGCTTCGTGGCAGCCAAGTACAGAAGTGA
- the CHRNB3 gene encoding neuronal acetylcholine receptor subunit beta-3 isoform X2, protein MLCLTLFALCLSHADVAAFGSVAEDEDALLKHLFQGYQKWVRPVENSNDTIKVRFGLKISQLVDVDEKNQLMTTNVWLKQEWIDHKLSWNPEEYGGITAIRVPSESLWLPDIVLFENADGRFEGSLMTKVIVKYNGAVTWTPPASYKSSCTMDVTFFPFDRQNCSMKFGSWTYDGSMVDLVLVDENVDRKDFFDNGEWEILNAKGMKGNRKDGLYSYPFVTYSFVLRRLPLFYTLFLIIPCLGLSFLTVLVFYLPSDEGEKLSLSTSVLVSLTVFLLVIEEIIPSSSKVIPLIGEYLLFIMIFVTLSIIVTVFVINVHHRSSATYHPMAPWVRRLFLQKLPRLLCMKGHVDRYSFSDAEEKGTTLKSKLPGRQKHKQAKDGEKIVIAFLEKAADSIRYISKHVKKEHFIRQVVQDWKFVAQVLDRIFLWLFLVVSVTALPDSDLTEIREGLRGSQVQK, encoded by the exons atgtggccgcCTTCGGCTCAGTTGCTGAAGATGAGGATGCGCTCCTGAAGCACTTATTTCAAGGCTATCAGAAATGGGTCCGCCCGGTGGAAAACTCCAACGACACCATCAAAGTCCGCTTTGGGTTAAAGATCTCGCAGCTGGTGGATGTG GATGAGAAGAACCAGCTGATGACAACCAACGTCTGGCTGAAGCAG GAATGGATCGACCACAAGCTCTCCTGGAATCCAGAGGAGTACGGTGGGATCACTGCCATCCGCGTCCCCTCTGAGTCCCTCTGGCTCCCCGACATCGTCTTGTTTGAAAA TGCTGATGGACGCTTCGAGGGCTCCCTGATGACCAAAGTCATAGTGAAGTACAACGGAGCAGTGACCTGGACACCGCCGGCCAGTTACAAGAGCTCCTGCACCATGGACGTGACCTTCTTCCCGTTCGACAGGCAGAACTGCTCCATGAAGTTTGGATCATGGACGTATGATGGCAGTATGGTGGACTTGGTTCTAGTGGATGAAAATGTGGACAGGAAAGACTTCTTTGATAACGGAGAGTGGGAGATCTTAAATGCCAAAGGTATGAAAGGCAACAGGAAGGACGGGCTGTATTCTTACCCGTTTGTCACTTACTCCTTCGTTCTGAGGCGCCTTCCACTGTTTTACACTCTGTTCTTAATAATCCCTTGCCTGGGATTGTCCTTTCTAACTGTCCTGGTGTTTTACCTGCCATCGGATGAAGGAGAAAAGCTCTCACTGTCTACATCAGTTCTCGTCTCCCTCACTGTTTTCCTGCTAGTGATAGAGGAAATAATCCCTTCTTCTTCCAAAGTCATCCCTCTGATTGGCGAGTATTTGCTGTTCATCATGATATTCGTGACCCTCTCCATCATCGTGACGGTCTTTGTTATCAATGTCCACCACCGGTCCTCAGCAACCTACCATCCCATGGCACCCTGGGTGAGAAGACTCTTCCTCCAGAAGCTGCCCCGGCTGCTCTGCATGAAGGGCCACGTGGATCGTTATTCCTTCTCGGACGCTGAGGAAAAGGGAACCACCTTGAAGTCAAAGCTCCCAGGAAGGCAGAAACACAAGCAAGcaaaagatggagagaaaattgTTATCGCCTTTCTGGAAAAGGCAGCTGATTCCATTCGATACATTTCCAAGCATGTTAAAAAGGAGCATTTCATCAGACAG GTCGTCCAAGACTGGAAATTTGTAGCTCAAGTCCTGGATCGGATTTTCCTGTGGTTGTTTCTGGTGGTGTCAGTGACAG CTCTACCAGACAGTGACTTGACTGAGATCAGAGAAGGGCTTCGTGGCAGCCAAGTACAGAAGTGA